One region of Synechococcus sp. UW69 genomic DNA includes:
- a CDS encoding lipid-A-disaccharide synthase-related protein produces MLFLCNGHGEDLITLRIIQAVHRRAPRLSLSVLPLVGTGRVFDAAVQQGWLTRMGPKAALPSGGFSNQSLRGLLADLSAGLPTLSWSQWRLVRRLGHHHQPIVAVGDLLPLLMAWSSGSPFGFIGTPKSDYTWRSGPGRARSDCYHLLKGSEWDPWEWSLMRSRRCRVVAMRDRLTARGLRRKGVDALSPGNPMMDGLRIHPLPSALERCRRVLLLCGSRMPEAQRNLQRLVRSAMALSGRVPMALLVAVGAQPDAEALSDSLEQLGFRRSLPPSDQLGAEACWVKGACLVLIGRGCFDQWAGWAEAGIATAGTATEQLVGLGIPALSLPGRGPQFKPGFARRQSRLLGGAVRPCSDESELTRRLEYLLDDPALRSHLGRIGAQRMGPAGGSDQLARLILDRFNGY; encoded by the coding sequence CTGCTGTTTCTCTGCAACGGCCACGGAGAAGACCTGATCACCCTGCGGATCATCCAGGCCGTCCATAGACGTGCTCCCCGACTTTCCCTATCCGTGCTTCCTCTGGTGGGAACGGGCCGTGTTTTTGATGCTGCGGTTCAGCAGGGATGGTTAACGCGAATGGGGCCGAAAGCGGCTCTACCAAGCGGCGGATTCAGCAACCAAAGCCTACGGGGACTGCTGGCGGACCTCAGCGCTGGTCTTCCAACCCTTAGCTGGAGCCAGTGGCGCCTGGTGCGCCGCCTGGGTCATCACCACCAACCCATCGTTGCCGTCGGCGATCTGCTGCCGCTGCTGATGGCCTGGAGCAGTGGCTCCCCTTTTGGTTTCATCGGCACCCCCAAGAGCGACTACACCTGGCGCAGCGGGCCCGGACGGGCAAGAAGCGACTGCTACCACCTGCTCAAAGGCAGTGAATGGGATCCCTGGGAATGGAGCTTGATGCGTTCGCGGCGCTGTCGAGTTGTGGCCATGCGTGATCGCCTCACGGCCCGTGGCCTGCGCCGCAAAGGAGTGGATGCTCTGTCTCCGGGCAATCCGATGATGGATGGCCTACGGATTCATCCGTTGCCGTCGGCCCTAGAACGCTGCCGACGGGTGCTCCTGCTTTGCGGAAGTCGCATGCCGGAGGCCCAGCGCAACCTGCAGCGGTTGGTGCGTAGCGCCATGGCGCTGTCCGGCCGTGTGCCGATGGCACTGCTCGTGGCCGTCGGCGCCCAACCCGATGCAGAGGCACTGAGCGACAGTCTTGAACAACTGGGTTTTCGACGCAGCCTGCCGCCTTCGGACCAACTGGGTGCCGAAGCGTGCTGGGTGAAAGGAGCCTGCCTGGTACTGATCGGGCGAGGTTGCTTTGACCAATGGGCCGGCTGGGCGGAAGCCGGCATCGCCACCGCCGGAACGGCGACGGAACAATTGGTGGGGCTAGGCATTCCTGCCCTTTCCCTGCCGGGACGAGGACCACAGTTCAAGCCAGGCTTCGCCCGCCGTCAGAGCCGCCTGTTGGGGGGAGCGGTTCGTCCGTGCTCTGACGAATCCGAGCTCACCAGACGGCTCGAATACCTCCTGGATGACCCGGCACTCCGCTCCCACTTGGGACGAATCGGTGCTCAGCGGATGGGACCTGCAGGAGGGAGCGATCAGCTGGCACGCCTCATCCTGGATCGCTTCAACGGATACTGA
- a CDS encoding DUF1651 domain-containing protein produces MREGWLIDQDDCWIWRFWRDETAWVRDPKVFLDRGRLLPGEEPLLKERHYLRKDAAEQLWKSLQTQGWKPLKTPAWGATAEP; encoded by the coding sequence GTGAGAGAGGGTTGGTTGATTGATCAGGACGACTGCTGGATATGGCGGTTCTGGCGTGACGAGACGGCGTGGGTTCGGGATCCGAAGGTTTTCCTGGACAGGGGACGACTACTTCCTGGAGAGGAACCGCTACTGAAAGAGAGGCATTACCTCCGTAAGGACGCAGCAGAGCAGTTATGGAAGTCCCTTCAAACGCAGGGATGGAAACCGCTGAAGACGCCTGCTTGGGGTGCAACTGCTGAACCCTGA
- a CDS encoding recombinase family protein — translation MLAKSIGYARTSTSRQVGGLEAQVIALQEAGCSVVFQEQVSTRVKEENRPQFQAALSSLESGDELVVAKLDRLGRTQVEVVSRLHQLQEEGIHVRTLDGMVSTKGLGKFAPVLIGLLSGLAEVERSLINERVQESIAHRKATGGNLGGRPKTNAAKERLVLRLRDEGCSYRSIREQTGLALSTIRRIISEQEAVSC, via the coding sequence GTGCTTGCCAAATCAATCGGATACGCCAGAACTTCAACCTCCAGGCAAGTGGGAGGACTGGAGGCACAAGTGATCGCACTGCAGGAAGCGGGTTGCTCTGTGGTCTTCCAAGAGCAGGTCAGCACTCGGGTGAAGGAAGAGAACCGCCCACAGTTCCAAGCCGCTTTGTCGTCCCTTGAGAGCGGCGACGAACTGGTTGTGGCGAAGTTGGATCGCTTGGGCAGGACCCAAGTGGAAGTGGTTTCACGCCTGCACCAACTCCAGGAGGAAGGCATCCATGTCCGAACTCTTGATGGAATGGTTTCGACCAAAGGACTAGGAAAGTTCGCTCCTGTTCTGATCGGACTGCTTTCTGGTCTGGCGGAGGTGGAACGGTCCCTGATCAACGAGAGAGTCCAGGAGTCAATTGCCCACCGCAAAGCAACTGGAGGGAATCTTGGTGGTCGCCCGAAGACCAATGCAGCAAAGGAACGCCTGGTGCTTCGCCTGCGTGATGAGGGGTGCTCCTACCGATCAATCAGAGAACAGACAGGACTTGCTCTCTCCACGATCCGCAGGATCATTTCGGAACAGGAGGCGGTGTCGTGCTGA
- a CDS encoding aldo/keto reductase, translated as MTQLDEMKAIMAGSSVAPLNGIGFGTWAWGNKAVWGYDPERDDGRLRDTFRQALSSGLNLVDTADSYGTGRLTGRSEELLGEFMAELPALRRSQLTVATKLAPFPWRWGRRGFDAAFEASRKRLKGQLQRVQLHWSTARYAPWQEAGLLDGLAELVLFGRVSELGLSNLGPQRLALIHNRLLERGVSLRSVQVQCSLLAPGDDQLLELIAVSRDRDVEVLAYSPLAFGVLGCPPGAEQTLPATWLRRRLFRRLLPASFELRRVMHAIAIEHGATMVQVALNWCRAMGTTPIPGLRTPNQARDVAGALQWSLSTQECQRLDAARCSCSERMPANPFQSR; from the coding sequence ATGACGCAGCTGGACGAGATGAAGGCGATCATGGCTGGCAGCAGCGTCGCCCCGTTGAACGGCATCGGTTTTGGCACCTGGGCCTGGGGTAACAAGGCGGTTTGGGGATACGACCCCGAGCGGGACGATGGCCGACTGCGCGACACGTTTCGACAGGCCCTTAGTTCTGGGCTCAACCTGGTGGATACAGCGGATTCCTATGGCACAGGGAGGCTGACTGGGCGCAGTGAAGAGCTTCTTGGCGAATTCATGGCTGAGTTGCCAGCCCTTCGTCGATCCCAGCTGACGGTCGCGACAAAGTTGGCACCCTTCCCCTGGAGATGGGGCCGTCGAGGATTCGATGCCGCCTTTGAGGCCAGCCGAAAGCGTCTCAAAGGGCAGCTCCAGCGGGTGCAGTTGCACTGGAGCACCGCTCGCTATGCGCCTTGGCAAGAGGCAGGCCTTCTCGATGGCTTGGCTGAGCTCGTGCTTTTTGGCCGGGTCTCCGAGCTGGGGCTGTCCAATTTGGGCCCCCAGCGCTTGGCGTTGATCCACAACCGTCTGTTGGAACGCGGTGTTTCCCTGCGCAGTGTTCAGGTTCAGTGTTCACTCCTGGCGCCTGGGGATGATCAGCTGCTCGAGTTGATCGCCGTCAGCAGGGACAGGGATGTGGAGGTTTTGGCTTACAGCCCTCTGGCCTTCGGCGTCCTTGGTTGTCCTCCCGGGGCTGAGCAGACGCTTCCCGCAACCTGGTTGAGACGTCGTCTGTTCCGGCGACTCCTCCCCGCAAGTTTTGAGCTGCGCAGGGTGATGCATGCCATCGCGATCGAGCATGGGGCAACGATGGTGCAAGTCGCCTTGAACTGGTGCAGAGCAATGGGTACGACGCCGATTCCTGGGCTACGAACTCCGAACCAAGCAAGGGATGTTGCCGGTGCACTGCAGTGGTCCTTGTCGACGCAGGAATGCCAGCGTTTGGATGCTGCCCGATGCAGTTGCAGCGAGCGGATGCCCGCTAATCCATTCCAGAGTCGCTAG